The following are encoded in a window of Haemorhous mexicanus isolate bHaeMex1 chromosome 7, bHaeMex1.pri, whole genome shotgun sequence genomic DNA:
- the HABP2 gene encoding hyaluronan-binding protein 2, translating into MVNSALTLQVLPVVILLGTTCLGASQSSFWANTMEDETDDYENYYYTEAKQDTNLQQELPEQFSWMMTSLGDFDYMEDSCYSNPCKNGGTCEAKGSDFSCQCPKPYGGTTCEKVEDMCLEKNCHFGDCLIILTPPYFKCSCKPPYKRPSCQRASKQCSPNPCKNGGTCIRNRYRSKFTCKCPEPFRGRFCEIGPNDCYEEDSSTYRGRVNQAENGRTCLHWNSHHLLDHPFNTFMEDADSHGIGEHNFCRNPDEDEKPWCYIRKNNEVDWEYCDVSLCSAEETPTEPPTDPTEIFQTCGQPEVRRTLKKIYGGSKATPGKHPWMASLQRQTPDGNEHFCGGVLIKSCWVLTAAHCLENLKTKIQVALGKQNLEKKEDHEQIFDAVEVILHGKYREETGHALYNDIALLKLQPVDGYCAVETKYVKTACVPDFFLPAGTSCFISGWGDTETGDPSHQLLDANVRLISQRKCNEPKLHNDKLDDSMFCAGNLRKPGVDSCQGDSGGPLTCVANGSYYVYGLVSWGEGCGLKNKPGVYTQVTNFADWINAVIQYSSRSRQ; encoded by the exons ATGGTTAACAGTGCTTTGACGCTTCAGGTTCTTCCAGTGGTTATTCTCCTAGGGACCACATGTCTGGGC GCTTCCCAGTCTTCCTTCTGGGCCAACACAATGGAAG ATGAGACGGATGACTATGAGAACTACTACTATACAGAAGCAAAGCAGGACACCAAcctccagcaggagctcccGGAGCAATTTAGCTGGATGATGACATCTTTAGGTGACTTCGATTACATGGAAG ACTCATGCTACTCCAATCCCTGCAAGAATGGTGGTACCTGTGAAGCCAAGGGAAGTGACTTCAGCTGTCAGTGCCCCAAGCCATACGGTGGGACTACATGTGAAAAAG TGGAGGACATGTGTCTGGAGAAGAACTGCCACTTTGGTGACTGCCTGATTATATTAACCCCACCCTATTTTAAGTGCAGCTGCAAGCCTCCCTACAAGAGACCCTCCTGCCAGCGCG CATCCAAACAATGCAGCCCAAACCCTTGCAAAAATGGAGGCACCTGCATAAGGAACAGATACAGATCAAAATTCACCTGCAAGTGCCCTGAACCTTTCAGAGGGAGATTCTGCGAGATCG GACCAAATGATTGTTATGAAGAGGACTCCTCTACTTATAGAGGTAGAGTGAACCAAGCAGAAAATGGCAGGACCTGTCTGCACTGGAATTCCCACCATCTCTTGGATCATCCTTTTAATACCTTTATGGAGGATGCTGACTCACATGGCATTGGTGAACACAACTTCTGCAG GAATCCTGATGAGGATGAAAAACCCTGGTGCTACATCAGGAAAAATAATGAAGTGGATTGGGAATACTGTGATGTTTCACTCTGCTCAG CTGAAGAGACTCCGACAGAACCCCCTACAGACCCCACTGAAATATTCCAAACATGTGGACAACCAGAAGTTCGTAGGACACTCAAGAAGATCTATGGTGGATCCAAGGCTACACCTGGAAAACATCCCTGGATGGCATCTCTGCAGAGACAGACTCCAGATGGGAATGAACATTTCTGTGGTGGAGTGCTAATTAAATCATGCTGGGTTCTTACTGCTGCACACTGCCTTGA aaacCTAAAAACAAAGATCCAAGTAGCCCTTGGCAAGCAAAACCTTGAGAAGAAAGAGGATCACGAGCAAATATTTGATGCAGTGGAAGTAATTTTACATGGCAAATACAGAGAGGAGACGGGTCATGCCCTATACAATGATATTG CACTACTTAAACTGCAGCCTGTTGATGGTTACTGTGCAGTGGAAACAAAGTATGTGAAAACAGCATGTGTCCCAGATTTCTTCCTTCCGGCTGGGACTTCCTGCTTCATTTCTGGATGGGGTGACACAGAGACAG GTGACCCATCCCATCAGCTGTTAGATGCCAATGTCAGGCTGATTTCACAGAGGAAATGCAATGAACCCAAACTACATAATGACAAACTGGATGATAGCATGTTCTGTGCAGGAAATCTTCGGAAACCCGGAGTCGATTCTTGTCAG GGAGACTCTGGAGGCCCACTGACTTGTGTAGCAAATGGCTCCTACTATGTATATGGCCTTGTGAGCTGGGGTGAGGGATGTGGGTTAAAAAACAAGCCAGGAGTTTACACCCAGGTGACAAATTTCGCCGATTGGATTAACGCTGTAATTCAGTATTCATCAAGGTCACGTCAGTAG